From the Alphaproteobacteria bacterium genome, the window CGTCATCATGCCGACGGCGCTTTGCGGCGCATCCTTGCGCTTCTCGATGCGCATTTCCGGCAATCCCAGCGTGATCAGGGCCATCAGCAGCAGAAAAGCCAGCGACACCGGCAGGACGACTTCGGAACTTCGCCCCGACAGGTACCAGCCGCCCAGCAGGGCGGCCAGGATGAAGGCCAGCGATCCCCACAGGCGCACGCGCCCGTAATCGAACTGGTGGGTTTGCGCCATGTGCAAAGACAGATTCTCGGCCAGCGGCATCTGCGCCGTGAACAGGCCGCTGGCGATGGCCGAAAGGAGCAGCAGCGGGAAGAAACCGTGCGTGACCCAGAAGGCGGCGAAAGCGAAAAAGGTGGCGAAGGCCAAGCCGATCATGGCCGTGCGTCTTTTGCCCAGCCGGTCGACCCAACTGCCGATGACGGGATTGACCGCCACTTTCGAGATCGATCCCACCGCCAGCAATACGCCGATCTGCCACTCCGATAGCCCCCGCCCGGATAGGAAAACCGGCCAGAAGGGCAGCATTACGCCGACCGGCGCGAACAGGCCCGCATAATGAGCGGCCAAGCGCAATTTCAGGAAGGGGGGCGGGGCTGACATTGCAACAGTTTGATACGGCATGACTTTCTGGGCAAGTGGGCGCTGCGCTTCAAGACATGATACATTATGCAATTAACAAAATGAGAAAAGTGTGTCGAATTTGATTGCGAATTCGGTATCGCGATGCTAGTTTTCGATAGCAACCGGCCCTAAGGCCGGAACAACGCCTAGGATGGAGGAAGCCCCATGAAGTCCAGTCTTGCCGCAGGTCTTGCCGCCACGAGGCGTTTCGACGTCGATAAGGACAGGACCATCAGCTTCATGGGCGAAGAGGGGCGGGTTTACGCCACCCCTTCGATGGTGCGCGACATCGAACAGACCTGCCGCGATTTCCTGCTGGAGCATTTGGACGTTGGCGAGGATTCGGTGGGCACCAGGGTCGAGTTTGACCATATGGCGGCCACGCCTTTGGGCATGGCGGTCGAATTCACGGTCACCATCGCCGAGGTTCAGGGCAAGGCCGTCACCTTCGAAGTGACGGGCAAGGACGCCATGGACCAGATTTGTCGCGGCAAACATTGGCGCTTCGTGGTTGATGTGGCGAAAACGGCCGAGCGCATCAAAGCCAAGATCGCCAAGTCCAAAGGTTAATCTGCATTCCCTTTAAAGGGATCGCCTTATGACAAAGTACGTTCTCGTTGCCGATCTCAGGCGTTGCGTGGGTTGTCAGACCTGCACGGCGGCCTGCAAGAATTCGAACGCCACGGCGCCCGGCATTCAATGGCGCAAGGTGCTTGATGTCGAGACGGGCACGTATCCCGATGTCCGGCGCTCCTTCTTGCCGGTGGGCTGCATGCATTGCGACGATCCGCCCTGCATGACCGTGTGCCCTTCGACCGCCACCAAGAAGCGCGACGACGGCATCGTCATCATTGATTATGACCTGTGCATCGGCTGCGCCTATTGCGCCGTCGCCTGCCCCTATCAGGCGCGCTTCAAGGTGAAGGATCGTTTAAGCGCTTACGGCGAGGCGGCTGGCGAAATGTCGCACGAGGCGGCGCGATTCGATCAGGCGCTGATCGGCGTCGCCCAGAAGTGCACCTTCTGCGCCGACCGCATCGACGAGGGGCTGGCTTTGGGGCTGGTTCCCGGCAAAGACTGGCAGGCGACTCCGGCTTGCGTCAATTCCTGCATTTCGAGCGCGCTTCAATTCGGCGATCTGGACGACAAGGACAGCGCGGTCAGCCGGTTGCTGGCGGAAAACCAGTCGTCTCGCATGCATGAGGAATTGGGAACGGGTCCCAACATCTATTACATCTGGGATGATGCGCCATGACATCCGACCTGCGCGAGATCAAAGGCGTTTCCCCCTGGCTGCAAACCAACTGGGATGCCCGTGCCGCCGGCAATTTCATCGGCGGCGGCACCGGCACGGGTTTGCTGGCGGTGGCGGCGTTCCTGGGGCTGACGCCCATTGGCCTGTTTTCCATTCTGGGCTTGGCCTTCGTCGGCCTGGGATTGCTGTGCGTGTGGCTGGAGATCGGCAGGCCCTGGCGCGCCATCAATGTTTTCTTTCATCCCCAGACCTCTTGGATGACCCGCGAGGGATTGGTCGCCATGCCCTTGTTCGGTCTGGGCGGCCTGGCCTTTCTGTTCGATTCCACGCTGGCCCTGATGGCGGCGGCGCTGGTGGGGCTGTTCTATCTGTATTGTCAGGCGCGCATCATATCGGCCAGCAAAGGCATTCCCGCTTGGCGTCATCCGGCCTTGATCCCTGCCTTGTTGGCCATGGGACTGGCCGAAGGAGCCGGGGTGGCGATGTTGTTCGCCCCAGGCCAGGGCGCGTTTCTGGCCTTGGTTCTGATCGGCTTGCGCTACGCCCTGTGGCAGCTCTATCTGAACCGTCTTGAGGCGGATGGCGCTCCGGCTGGAACGATCAAAGCCTTCGCCGTCAGCCGCAAACTGTTTCTGATCGCGGGCCATATGCTGCCGCTTCTGCTGATCGGCGCGGCGGAATTTTCTGAAAGCCCGCTATTGGCGATGGGCGGCGGATTGCTGGTCGTCGCCTCGGGCTGGTGGATGAAACTTATCCTGATCACGAAAGCGGCCTATAATCAGGGCTTCGCCGTTCCCCGCGTTCCCGTGCGCGGCCAAGGCAAGCCGGGGGCGCCAGTCAAGCCGGGTTGGGTATGACCGAGATTCGCATTCATGGACGCGGCGGCCAAGGCGCCGTGATGGCGTCGGGACTGCTGGCCCAAGCCATGGCGGGCGAGGGGCGCTACGTGGTCGCCATTCCCTCGTTCGGTTTCGAGCGCCGGGGCGCTCCCGTGGCCTGTTTCATGCGCGTCGATTCCAAACCCATCCGCGCCATGACCAACATCTACAAGCCCGATGTCATCTTGTGCATCGATCCCACGGTGTCTCGCGTGATCAACATCTTCCAAGGCATGAGCGCTGGCGGCATTTTGGTGCAAGCGGGCAAGGGCGATATCGAGCGTCTGGGCGTTCCCGACGTCGTATCCAGGATCGGGCTATGTGACGCGGTGGGCATTGCGCTTTCCATCTTCAAGCGCCCCATCACCAATACCGTGATGCTGGGAGCTTTCGCCCGCGCCACTGGGCTGGTGGGGCTGGACTCGCTGAAAGCGGCGATCGAGGAGGGTGAGTTTCGCGATGCGGGCCTCAAGCAGAATTTGGAAGCCGTGGAGCGCGGCTATGCCGAGACCGAGATTCACGAATTGAGGGCGGCGGCATGACGGACCCCAGGGCCAACATTCCCGACAATCTGTGTCCGGTCGCCACCGAACTGTCCACCATGCTGCCCGGCGATTGGCGGGCCATGCGCCCGGTGGTGGACCGTGACAAATGCGTAAAATGCGCCGTCTGCTGGCTGTTCTGCCCGGTGCAGTGCATCAAGGAAATGCCCGCTTGGTTCGACGTGAATTACGCCACCTGCAAGGGCTGCGGCATTTGCGCCAACGAATGTCCGCACCGCGCCATCGTCATGGTCGAGGAGCCGCAGGAATGACGGTCCAATCGAAAGCCAGGGGCAAGATCATCGTCGTCGATGGCAACGAGGCCGCCGCCAAGGGCGTCGCCCTGGCCAGGCCCGATGTGGTGGCCGTCTATCCCATCACGCCGCAATCCTCGCTGGTCGAGGCGCTGTCGTCCATGATCGCCACCGGCGAGTTGGATGCCGAACTGATGAATGTGGAAGGCGAGCATTCCGTACTGTCGGCGCTGCAAGGCGCTGCGCTGGCCGGGGCCAGAACCTATACCGCCACCTCGGGTCCGGGGTTGGCCTTCATGTTCGAACCCTATATCCGCCAGCCCGGTCTGCGCCTGCCCATGGTGGCCTCGCTGGTCACCCGCGACACTTTGACGCCGCAATGCGTCTGGGGCGGCCATCAAGACGCCATGCTGGTGCGCGAATGCGGCTGGATTCACATGTATTGCGAAACGGTGCAGGAAATCCTGGATACCGTCATCATGGGCTACAAGGTGGCAGAGCATCCCGAAATCATGCTGCCGGTCAACGTCAATCACGACGGCAATTACCTGTCCTTTGGCGTCACCAGTTGCGAATTGCCCGATCAGGCGATGGTCGATGATTTCCTGGGTCCGAAAAGCATCAACTGGCATGCGGCCCTTGATCCGGAACGCCCGATGTCGGTCGATCCCTTGACCGGCAATGCGGGCGGGGCGGGGCCTTCGATGTTCGTGCGTTACAGAAAAGGCCAGACCGATGCGATGGCGCGGTCGCTGCAGGTGATCTGCGACGTGCATGCCGATTGGGCCAAGCGCACCGGACGCGCCCATGCGCCCTTGGTCGAGGAATACCGTTTGGACGATGCCGAGATCGCTCTGGTCACCCTGGGCAGCATGACGGGTGCGGCCAAGGATTGTTGCGACGCTCTGCGCGATGCCGGGCGCAAGGTGGGCGTGATCAAGGTGAAAACCTATCGCCCCTTCCCCGTGCAGGCGATGGCGAAGGCCTTGTCCAAGGTGAAGGCGGTGGGGGTGGTCGACCGCTCGGTCAGCTATGGCTGGAATTCAGGCCCCATGCATCACGACGTGTTGGCCGCCATGGCCAAGTCGGGTTTCGTCATGCCCTGCATCCCGTTCATCGGCGGGCTTGCGGGCGCCGACATGACGCAATCGCACTTCGAGCAGGCTTTCGACATCGTGGCCAAGGGCGACATGCCGTCAGGCCCCATCTGGATGAACGAGAAGGATTAGGCGATGCAAGACTGCACCTATCTGATCGTGGGGTCCAGCCATGCGGGTTTGACGGCGCTTGACGCCATTCGCATGATTGATCCCGAAGCCAGCCTGATGATGGCCACCCGCGAAGACCATCTGCCCTATTCGCCGACCGTGCTTCCCTATGTGGTTTCCGGTCGTTCGGTTCCCCAGAAAGTGGCGCTGCGCGACGATGCCTACTTCGCGGAGAAGAAGGTTTCTTTCCTGAGGAACGCCAGTCTGAAGTCGCTCGATTGCGCCAATAACACGGCGCATTTCGAAGGTGGGCGGATGGCGCGCTATGAGAAACTGCTGCTGGCCACCGGCGCCCAGCCCAGCATCCCGCCCATTCCCGGCCTGAAGGATGTTTCCTATCACGTGCTTCGCACGATGGACGACGCGCTTAATCTGAAAAGCGCCATGGGATCGGCCAAGTCGGCCTTGGTGCTGGGGGCTGGGCTGATCGGCACGCATGCCGCCGAGAACATGGCCGAAGCGGGCGTCAAGGTAACCATCGTCGAGGCCAAGGGCCAAGTGTTGCCAGGCTATTTCGACAAGGCCGCCTCGGCGATCATCGAGGCGGCCTTCAGAAATCACGGCATCGCGCTTGAATTCGGCCGTTCGGTCAAGGAAATCAAGCCGGGTGCCGCGGTGCTGGATGATGGCGCGGAGCTTCCCTTCGACCTGCTGTTGATCGCCACCGGCGTCAGGCCGCAGCTTTCCTTTCTAGATGGAACAGGCATCAAAACGGCCAACGGAATTCTGGTCGACGAGATGCAAAGAACCAGCGCCGCCAATGTGTGGGCGGCAGGCGATTGCGCCGAAGCCAGCCTGTTCCAGGCACCGGGAACCGGCGTGGCGGGCATTCTGCCCATTGCGGTCGAACAGGGCCGGATAGCCGGACAGGCGATGGTGGGCGACCATGGGGTCAAACCCTTTCCCGGTTCGGTCTCGCTCAACACCTACAGCTTTTTTGGTCAGCAGGCGATTTCGGTGGGGGTCGGCGACGCTTCGGGCGTTGATGCCCATCTGCGCATCGACGAGGCGGCGGGAACCTATCTGAAAATCGTGCTGAAGGACGGCATGCTGATGGGCGTGGCATCGGTCAATCATCCGATCGATCCGGGCATCTTGTGGCAACTGATCTTGCGCCGCACCGATCTGTCCGAGGTCAAGGATCGCTTCCTGGCCGATCCCAAGGCAGTGGGGCGCATGCTCATGTCCAGGCTGTGGAGATAGGCCATGAGCGCATATAACAGCCTGACCTACAATGCCAGCCTGTGCGTCGGATGCGGCGAATGCATGATGGCCTGCGCCAAGGCCAAGACCGGGAGCGCTGACGATCTGTCCCAGTCGCGCATCAAGATCGTGGTCGCCGAGGAAGGCAAGTACGAGGCGGCTTTGTGCCGCCAGTGCGGCGACGCCAAATGCGTGATGAACTGCCCGTCGGGCGCTCTGACCAAGAACCAGGGCAACGGCCTAATCGATTGGAACGCCGACACTTGCGTCAATTGTTTGCTTTGTACCGTAGGCTGCGCCTATGGCGGCATTACGTTCGAAGCAAGCGTGGGCCATGTCGCCAAATGCGACACATGCGGCGGCGATCCGGCCTGCGTCAAAGTATGCAAGAGCGGAGCGCTGGGTTATGTCACGACGGCGGCAATCTATAACGATTATGGCAAGGAAGAGGATCTGTTCGCTCCTGGCTTGGCCGCCTGCCAGGGCTGCAATTCGGAACTGATGATCCGCCATGTGCTGCGCAAGGTGGGCAAGAATGTGGTAGTGGCCGCCCCCCCCGGCTGTATTCCCGGCATGGGAACTGTGGGCTATAACGGCAAAGCCGGGGCCAAGGTGCCCATCTTCCATCCTTTGCTGACCAATACCGCCAGCATGCTGGCCGGGTTGAAGCGCACCTATGAGCGCCAAGGGCGCGAGGTGACCGCGCTGGCCCTGGCGGGCGATGGCGGGGCGTCGGATGTGGGGTTCCAGTCTTTGTCGGGAGCGGCCGAGCGCGGCGAGCGTATTTTGTTCATCTGCTTTGACAATGAAGGCTATATGAACACCGGCATGCAGGCTTCCAGCGCCACCAGTTTCGGTTCCTGGACCAGCACCACGCCGGTGGGCGACAAATTGCAGGGCAAGCGAACCGACGCCAAGAACATGCCCATGGTCATGATGATGCACAACGCGGCCTATGTCGCCACCGCCTCCAGCGTTTACATGGAAGACTTCTATGAAAAGCTGGACCGGGCGCTTGAAGCCTCGAAGAAAGGCTTCGCCTATCTGCATCTGTACGCGCCTTGCCCTTCGGGCTGGCGTTTCCCGGCGGGCCTGACCATCGACATTTGCCGATTGATGGTGGAAAGCAATTTCGTGACCCTGTGGGATTATGAACCGGATCGCGGGTTGGTGTTCACCCACCCGACCGACAAGCCCAAGCCCTTGGAAAGCTATCTCAAGGCGATTGGGAAATACCGCCATCTGGCCCAAGAGCAGGTGGACAGAATAAAAAAACTGTTGGAGGATCGGCTGTCCATGCTCAAGCGCTTTCAAAAAGCGTGAGCCGGGGTGGCCCAGGAAAAGGGGACGTTATCCATGAGCAGCTCGCAGATGTACCAGCCCGACATCGAAACCATGCCGCGCGACAAGCTGGCCGAGGTTCAGTTGGCGCGCTTGAAGAAAATCGTCAGGCACGCCTATGACAATGTGCCGCATTACAAGTCGGCCTTCGACAAGGTGGGCGTCAAACCCGACGACCTGAAGGAACTGGCCGACATCGCCCGCTTCCCCTTCACGGTGAAAACCGATCTGCGCGACAATTACCCCTTCAAACTGTTCGCCGTGCCCCGCGAAAAGGTGGTGCGCATCCATGCTTCGTCGGGCACCACCGGCAAGCCGACCGTGGTCGGCTATACGCCTGCCGACATCAGCAACTGGGCCGACCTGATGGCCCGCTCGATGATGGGGGCGGGGGCAAAGCCCGGCGACGTGATCCACAACGCCTATGGTTATGGCCTGTTCACCGGCGGTTTGGGCGCTCATTACGGGGCCGAGCGCCTGGGCGCTTCGGTGGTTCCCATGTCGGGCGGCAATACCGAAAAGCAGATCGTGCTGCTTCAAGATTTCGGCGCGCGCGTGCTGTGCGCCACGCCTTCCTATGCGCTCAACATCGCCGAGGTGGCCGAAAAGGAAGGCATCGATCTTAGGAAATCCCCTCTCAAGGTCGGCATCTTCGGGGCCGAACCCTGGAGCGAGCAGATGCGCGCCGAACTGGACGAGCGTCTAGGCATCAAGGCGGTTGATATCTACGGCCTGTCCGAGATCATGGGGCCGGGCGTGGCCGCCGAATGCGAGCATCGTTGCGGCCTGCATGGCTGGGAAGACCAGTTCTTGTTCGAAATCGTCGATCCCGACACGTTGCAGCCCGTGCCGATGGGCCAGCCCGGCGAATTGGTCATCACCACGCTGACCAAGGAAGCGCTGCCGATGATCCGCTATCGCACCAGGGACATCACCAAGCTAAACGACGAGAAATGCGCCTGCGGACGCACGCATGTGCGCATCCTGCGCGTGACGGGGCGCAACGACGACATGCTGATCATCCGTGGCGTCAACGTCTATCCCAGCCAGATCGAATCGGTGATGGTGGGCAGGCCCGGCGTATCGCCGCACTATCAATTGGTCGTGCAGCGCGAAGGCAATATGGATACGCTGACCGTCGAGATCGAAGCGGAACCCGGCATGGCGACCAGCCAGGACGCCTACGACGCCATCGGCCATGACGTGCAGCACCATATCAAATCGATGATCGGCGTTTCGTGTCGGGTCGTCGTGCTGTCGCCCGGCGAGATTCCCCGCTCGATGGGCAAGGCGGTGCGCGTGCGCGACCTGCGCAAGAAACCGGCGTGAGGCAAGGGCAAGACCGCAAGCGGGGACTTGATCTAGGCTTTCTTGAAGGCCTGATCGGTTTTCGCCTGCGTCTGGCCCAGATCGCCCTGTTCGATGATTTCGAACGCGCTCTGCGCCCGTTCGACATCACGCCGACGCGTTTCGGCGCCCTGGCCCTGATCGACGCCAATCCGGGCCTAAGCCAGATGCAGTTGGCCAAGGCCATCCGCCTTGATCGTTCCACCCTGGTCGCTTTGCTCGATCACCTTGAGGGCAGGGGGCTGGTGTTGCGCCGCCCATCGGCCACTGACAAGCGCACCAATGAACTGGTTC encodes:
- a CDS encoding dimethyl sulfoxide reductase anchor subunit, producing MTSDLREIKGVSPWLQTNWDARAAGNFIGGGTGTGLLAVAAFLGLTPIGLFSILGLAFVGLGLLCVWLEIGRPWRAINVFFHPQTSWMTREGLVAMPLFGLGGLAFLFDSTLALMAAALVGLFYLYCQARIISASKGIPAWRHPALIPALLAMGLAEGAGVAMLFAPGQGAFLALVLIGLRYALWQLYLNRLEADGAPAGTIKAFAVSRKLFLIAGHMLPLLLIGAAEFSESPLLAMGGGLLVVASGWWMKLILITKAAYNQGFAVPRVPVRGQGKPGAPVKPGWV
- a CDS encoding NAD(P)/FAD-dependent oxidoreductase codes for the protein MQDCTYLIVGSSHAGLTALDAIRMIDPEASLMMATREDHLPYSPTVLPYVVSGRSVPQKVALRDDAYFAEKKVSFLRNASLKSLDCANNTAHFEGGRMARYEKLLLATGAQPSIPPIPGLKDVSYHVLRTMDDALNLKSAMGSAKSALVLGAGLIGTHAAENMAEAGVKVTIVEAKGQVLPGYFDKAASAIIEAAFRNHGIALEFGRSVKEIKPGAAVLDDGAELPFDLLLIATGVRPQLSFLDGTGIKTANGILVDEMQRTSAANVWAAGDCAEASLFQAPGTGVAGILPIAVEQGRIAGQAMVGDHGVKPFPGSVSLNTYSFFGQQAISVGVGDASGVDAHLRIDEAAGTYLKIVLKDGMLMGVASVNHPIDPGILWQLILRRTDLSEVKDRFLADPKAVGRMLMSRLWR
- a CDS encoding MFS transporter; the encoded protein is MSAPPPFLKLRLAAHYAGLFAPVGVMLPFWPVFLSGRGLSEWQIGVLLAVGSISKVAVNPVIGSWVDRLGKRRTAMIGLAFATFFAFAAFWVTHGFFPLLLLSAIASGLFTAQMPLAENLSLHMAQTHQFDYGRVRLWGSLAFILAALLGGWYLSGRSSEVVLPVSLAFLLLMALITLGLPEMRIEKRKDAPQSAVGMMTLFQDRRFLLFIATASALQTSHMVYYGFSTLHWRQAGIGETTIGILWSLGVLAEILLFSQGNKVLNRLGPAGLMILAGAGGLVRWTVLGFTTWLPALYGAQALHALTFGAFHLGCMHYLSRNIPLSLSGRAQGLYSSGVAGVAQGIGLLAAGPLYHALGGHAFLVMTVVSGLGLWGALRIRLKGNS
- a CDS encoding MarR family transcriptional regulator produces the protein MRQGQDRKRGLDLGFLEGLIGFRLRLAQIALFDDFERALRPFDITPTRFGALALIDANPGLSQMQLAKAIRLDRSTLVALLDHLEGRGLVLRRPSATDKRTNELVLTGEGRKLLGQLKRRVLDHEKRMFGKLSADERAQLSRLLESVSAMKTKQVIEI
- a CDS encoding 2-oxoacid:acceptor oxidoreductase family protein; this translates as MTEIRIHGRGGQGAVMASGLLAQAMAGEGRYVVAIPSFGFERRGAPVACFMRVDSKPIRAMTNIYKPDVILCIDPTVSRVINIFQGMSAGGILVQAGKGDIERLGVPDVVSRIGLCDAVGIALSIFKRPITNTVMLGAFARATGLVGLDSLKAAIEEGEFRDAGLKQNLEAVERGYAETEIHELRAAA
- a CDS encoding LysR family transcriptional regulator, translated to MKSSLAAGLAATRRFDVDKDRTISFMGEEGRVYATPSMVRDIEQTCRDFLLEHLDVGEDSVGTRVEFDHMAATPLGMAVEFTVTIAEVQGKAVTFEVTGKDAMDQICRGKHWRFVVDVAKTAERIKAKIAKSKG
- a CDS encoding phenylacetate--CoA ligase, which codes for MSSSQMYQPDIETMPRDKLAEVQLARLKKIVRHAYDNVPHYKSAFDKVGVKPDDLKELADIARFPFTVKTDLRDNYPFKLFAVPREKVVRIHASSGTTGKPTVVGYTPADISNWADLMARSMMGAGAKPGDVIHNAYGYGLFTGGLGAHYGAERLGASVVPMSGGNTEKQIVLLQDFGARVLCATPSYALNIAEVAEKEGIDLRKSPLKVGIFGAEPWSEQMRAELDERLGIKAVDIYGLSEIMGPGVAAECEHRCGLHGWEDQFLFEIVDPDTLQPVPMGQPGELVITTLTKEALPMIRYRTRDITKLNDEKCACGRTHVRILRVTGRNDDMLIIRGVNVYPSQIESVMVGRPGVSPHYQLVVQREGNMDTLTVEIEAEPGMATSQDAYDAIGHDVQHHIKSMIGVSCRVVVLSPGEIPRSMGKAVRVRDLRKKPA
- a CDS encoding phenylglyoxylate dehydrogenase; this encodes MMACAKAKTGSADDLSQSRIKIVVAEEGKYEAALCRQCGDAKCVMNCPSGALTKNQGNGLIDWNADTCVNCLLCTVGCAYGGITFEASVGHVAKCDTCGGDPACVKVCKSGALGYVTTAAIYNDYGKEEDLFAPGLAACQGCNSELMIRHVLRKVGKNVVVAAPPGCIPGMGTVGYNGKAGAKVPIFHPLLTNTASMLAGLKRTYERQGREVTALALAGDGGASDVGFQSLSGAAERGERILFICFDNEGYMNTGMQASSATSFGSWTSTTPVGDKLQGKRTDAKNMPMVMMMHNAAYVATASSVYMEDFYEKLDRALEASKKGFAYLHLYAPCPSGWRFPAGLTIDICRLMVESNFVTLWDYEPDRGLVFTHPTDKPKPLESYLKAIGKYRHLAQEQVDRIKKLLEDRLSMLKRFQKA
- a CDS encoding 4Fe-4S binding protein; translation: MTDPRANIPDNLCPVATELSTMLPGDWRAMRPVVDRDKCVKCAVCWLFCPVQCIKEMPAWFDVNYATCKGCGICANECPHRAIVMVEEPQE
- a CDS encoding 4Fe-4S dicluster domain-containing protein → MTKYVLVADLRRCVGCQTCTAACKNSNATAPGIQWRKVLDVETGTYPDVRRSFLPVGCMHCDDPPCMTVCPSTATKKRDDGIVIIDYDLCIGCAYCAVACPYQARFKVKDRLSAYGEAAGEMSHEAARFDQALIGVAQKCTFCADRIDEGLALGLVPGKDWQATPACVNSCISSALQFGDLDDKDSAVSRLLAENQSSRMHEELGTGPNIYYIWDDAP
- a CDS encoding phenylglyoxylate dehydrogenase, giving the protein MTVQSKARGKIIVVDGNEAAAKGVALARPDVVAVYPITPQSSLVEALSSMIATGELDAELMNVEGEHSVLSALQGAALAGARTYTATSGPGLAFMFEPYIRQPGLRLPMVASLVTRDTLTPQCVWGGHQDAMLVRECGWIHMYCETVQEILDTVIMGYKVAEHPEIMLPVNVNHDGNYLSFGVTSCELPDQAMVDDFLGPKSINWHAALDPERPMSVDPLTGNAGGAGPSMFVRYRKGQTDAMARSLQVICDVHADWAKRTGRAHAPLVEEYRLDDAEIALVTLGSMTGAAKDCCDALRDAGRKVGVIKVKTYRPFPVQAMAKALSKVKAVGVVDRSVSYGWNSGPMHHDVLAAMAKSGFVMPCIPFIGGLAGADMTQSHFEQAFDIVAKGDMPSGPIWMNEKD